Proteins from one Ricinus communis isolate WT05 ecotype wild-type chromosome 9, ASM1957865v1, whole genome shotgun sequence genomic window:
- the LOC8261493 gene encoding F-box/kelch-repeat protein At3g23880 isoform X2, producing the protein MAEKKKELVMVTDSTHRRPTKRLNEDQYHSLVDETETPQKKAKKLVPQQSDNISFSLPVLPHEIIVEIISRLPVKTLIQFRCVSKSFKTLISDTQFIKTHLRKITSFSKIKKPSLYQKITPNITFSPFSFFKSCSLYSIFDNSLNDPIELNSYFLEKRFQCDWLVGSCDGLICFSVKQDFVTLLNPSTRVFNRLPNLGFGRKSGSYSVFGFGYDSEIDDYKVVAVFCFQNKNSSVGFGYESIVKVCTLRTNCWRRTGSFGYGVPYDVSGKYVNCTLNWPVMSEGDSGLMWIIVSFDIKRETYKEVMQPDYGELVYDRTLGVLDGCLCVMCNYHAVRADFWVMKEYGVRESWIRLVTVPYLDYPGSLHLQYSVPYAIADNEVYIDSLVSPKVEI; encoded by the exons ATGgcagagaagaagaaggagcTGGTGATGGTGACTGATTCGACTCACCGCCGACCCacaaaaagattaaatgaaGACCAATACCACTCGCTTGTCGATGAAACTGAGACGCCCCAAAAGAAAGCCAAGAAATTAGTACCACAGCAGTCTgataatatttcattttctttacctgTCCTTCCTCATGAAATCATTGTGGAAATAATCTCTCGTTTGCCAGTCAAAACCTTAATTCAATTCAGGTGTGTTTCTAAATCatttaaaaccctaatttctgATACCCAGTTTATCAAAACCCACCTCAGAAAAATCACatctttttcaaaaatcaaGAAGCCCAGTCTTTACCAGAAAATTACTCCAAACATCACATTTTCACCATTTAGTTTCTTTAAATCTTGTTCTCTGTACTCAATATTTGACAATTCTCTTAATGATCCTATTGAACTTAATAGTTACTTTTTAGAGAAAAGGTTTCAGTGTGATTGGCTTGTTGGATCCTGTGATGGATTAATATGTTTTTCTGTGAAGCAAGATTTTGTGACTTTATTGAATCCGTCGACAAGGGTATTTAATAGATTGCCTAATTTAGGATTTGGAAGGAAGTCAGGTAGCTATAGTGTTTTCGGGTTTGGTTATGATAGTGAAATTGATGATTATAAGGTTGTTGCTGTGTTCTGCTTCCAAAATAAGAATTCCAGTGTTGGTTTTGGGTATGAAAGTATAGTTAAAGTTTGTACATTGAGGACCAACTGTTGGAGGAGGACTGGAAGTTTTGGATATGGAGTTCCATATGATGTCTCGGGGAAATATGTCAATTGCACTCTTAATTGGCCAGTGATGAGTGAAGGGGATTCAGGGTTAATGTGGATTATTGTCTCTTTTGATATAAAAAGGGAGACCTATAAGGAGGTGATGCAGCCTGATTATGGAGAATTAGTTTACGATAGGACATTGGGGGTATTGGATGGATGCCTGTGTGTGATGTGTAATTATCATGCAGTTCGTGCTGATTTCTGGGTTATGAAGGAGTATGGAGTGAGAGAGTCTTGGATCAGGTTGGTTACCGTACCTTATTTGGATTATCCAGGGTCATTGCATTTGCAGTATTCAGTGCCATATGCCATTGCAGATAATG AAGTTTACATTGACAGCCTGGTTTCGCCCAAAGTTGAGATTTAG
- the LOC8261491 gene encoding membrane protein PM19L, producing the protein MASGASKSAAFLLFIINIALYFIIVVIASWAINHGIIRTRETASVLSIPARIFPIYFPMGNMATGPFIIFSLLAGIVGIAASLTGLHNMLQLNVPNLHTAAASSVTALSLTLLAMGLACKEIDIGWTDSNLRTLEVVTIIVSATQLFCTGAIYVGVQDVAARSS; encoded by the exons ATGGCTTCAGGAGCATCCAAATCAGCAGCCTTCTTGCTGTTTATCATCAACATTGCCTTGTATTTCATTATAGTAGTAATTGCTTCATGGGCAATAAATCACGGAATCATAAGAACGCGCGAAACAG CATCTGTTTTATCGATTCCTGCTCGCATATTTCCCATATATTTTCCAATGGGAAACATGGCAACAGGTCCTTTCATCATTTTCTCCCTCCTTGCCGGCATTGTAGGCATCGCTGCCTCGCTGACTGGACTCCATAACATGCTTCAATTGAACGTTCCAAACTTGCATACAGCCGCTGCCAGTTCTGTGACAGCCTTGTCACTCACTCTACTAGCCATGGG ATTGGCATGTAAAGAGATCGACATAGGCTGGACAGATTCAAACTTG CGCACTCTAGAAGTGGTGACGATAATAGTGAGCGCTACCCAATTGTTCTGCACGGGTGCTATTTATGTTGGGGTTCAAGACGTTGCTGCACGATCAAGCTAA
- the LOC112534515 gene encoding F-box/kelch-repeat protein At3g06240 codes for MLMANLVQDVVLHILLRLPVKSLCRFKVVCKSWWLLISDPHFISMHLSLATKNNCINCHRWRLCLTSFSLPSVYSVGYEASDRAIAIKLGYPLKSDCYDEVKFIGSCNGLLCVASEPGVLLLLNPSTRAAQEIPRLGNRRPFTQSSLPYMYGFGYAHSINDYKLVKISCRGCVFVYSVKENSWRSVGGFPYSILALDPGIQLNGAIHWVVSRSKDSTKSQIIGAFDLVEEKFWDVPPPVSVHNFYGIGVFGECLCILPGSDVTSHNDFWVMKRYGIRDSWTKVVINISYFRMKPLGVFDNHKALLEIDGKLVLYSFREGTYQDLVIQGIPVGIEFDVETYAESLVSPHLRLEFRADNWCR; via the coding sequence ATGTTGATGGCTAACCTTGTTCAAGATGTTGTCCTCCATATCCTCTTACGACTACCTGTAAAATCTCTTTGTCGATTCAAGGTCGTATGCAAATCCTGGTGGTTACTTATTTCTGACCCGCATTTTATTAGTATGCACCTTAGTCTAGCAACTAAAAACAATTGTATTAACTGCCATAGATGGAGACTTTGTCTCACATCTTTCTCTCTTCCGTCTGTTTACTCAGTAGGGTATGAAGCATCTGATAGAGCAATAGCAATAAAGCTTGGTTATCCTCTGAAAAGTGATTGTTATGATGAGGTCAAATTCATTGGTTCCTGTAATGGTTTATTATGTGTTGCTTCTGAACCAGGAGTCTTATTGTTGCTCAACCCTTCTACCAGAGCAGCTCAGGAAATACCAAGACTAGGCAACCGTCGCCCCTTTACCCAATCATCACTGCCCTACATGTATGGATTTGGCTACGCCCACTCCATAAATGATTATAAGCTAGTAAAAATCTCTTGTAGAGGCTGTGTCTTTGTCTATTCAGTGAAAGAAAATAGCTGGAGGAGCGTTGGAGGCTTTCCTTATAGTATCCTTGCACTTGATCCAGGGATTCAGCTCAATGGAGCTATCCATTGGGTAGTAAGTCGCAGTAAGGATTCAACGAAGTCGCAAATAATTGGTGCTTTTGATTTGGTGGAGGAGAAGTTCTGGGATGTGCCTCCACCTGTTTCTGTCCACAATTTTTATGGGATAGGAGTTTTTGGAGAATGTCTATGTATACTGCCTGGCAGTGATGTAACTTCCCACAATGACTTTTGGGTTATGAAGAGATACGGCATCAGAGATTCCTGGACTAAAGTTGTGATTAACATTTCATATTTTAGAATGAAACCATTGGGTGTTTTTGACAATCATAAAGCTCTGCTAGAGATTGATGGAAAGTTAGTTCTGTACAGTTTTAGAGAAGGAACTTATCAGGATCTTGTTATTCAAGGAATTCCAGTTGGAATTGAGTTTGACGTAGAGACATACGCAGAGAGCCTTGTTTCACCGCATCTAAGATTGGAATTTAGAGCAGATAACTGGTGCAGATGA
- the LOC8261495 gene encoding F-box/kelch-repeat protein At3g06240, with protein MGASSKQQRNPSHVVEATNPNLPHEIIVEILKRVAVKSLCRFRCVSKSWLSLLSSPQFAKSQIDLALKSNTLYSKRRRLMFSSYNLYSVDYESIGIDNGDIIAVELDYPLKDKSNEILGPSENDGIYFKVSEDEDENPVMVKVDVQPFVNSRNWVEIWGSCNGLLCIAPDEDSLFLFNPSTRESKKILEESNYVTAFGFGYDSTRDDYKVVRINAGVASSVYSLRTDSWRKIDNFCHDFCFHHSGVFLRGAIHWMAINREEVDDEYYVISAFDMEKELFWDMPAPDMEDDDSEFMLGTLNEDLCVLKSFNEMHNDFWVMHEYGVGESWTRLTISLSYICMKPLCLAKNGEALLDIDGRLVQYNLENNTYKELVVHGIPVGVGFEADTYIETLISPNDYSGRET; from the coding sequence ATGGGGGCAAGCAGCAAACAACAAAGGAATCCATCTCATGTGGTAGAAGCTACAAACCCGAATCTTCCTCATGAAAttattgtagaaattctcAAAAGGGTAGCTGTCAAATCTCTCTGTAGATTCAGGTGTGTTTCCAAATCATGGCTCTCTTTATTATCTAGTCCTCAATTTGCCAAGTCCCAAATCGATTTAGCACTCAAAAGCAACACCCTTTATTCCAAGAGACGGAGACTGATGTTCTCCTCGTATAATCTTTACTCTGTTGACTATGAATCTATAGGTATTGATAATGGTGATATTATAGCTGTTGAGCTTGATTATCCTTTGAAAGATAAATCTAATGAAATTTTGGGTCCTAGCGAAAATGAtggaatttattttaaagtgtctgaagatgaagatgaaaatCCAGTTATGGTTAAGGTAGATGTGCAACCCTTTGTCAATTCAAGAAACTGGGTTGAGATTTGGGGTTCTTGTAATGGATTATTGTGTATTGCCCCAGATGAAGATTCCCTTTTCTTGTTTAATCCATCCACTAGAGAATCCAAGAAAATTCTTGAAGAATCCAATTATGTCACTGCATTTGGGTTTGGATATGATTCTACTAGAGATGATTACAAGGTGGTGAGAATCAATGCCGGTGTTGCTTCTAGTGTATATTCATTGCGAACTGATTCTTGGAGAAAAATTGACAACTTTTGTcatgatttttgttttcatcACTCTGGAGTGTTTCTTCGTGGAGCTATTCATTGGATGGCTATAAATAGGGAGGAGGTTGATGATGAATACTATGTAATTTCAGCTTTTGACATGGAGAAGGAACTGTTTTGGGATATGCCAGCACCGGATATGGAAGATGATGATTCTGAATTTATGCTTGGAACATTAAATGAAGATCTTTGTGTGCTTAAAAGCTTCAATGAAATGCATAATGATTTCTGGGTGATGCATGAATATGGGGTGGGTGAGTCATGGACTAGGCTTACTATCAGCCTCTCGTATATATGCATGAAGCCACTGTGCTTGGCGAAAAATGGAGAAGCTCTACTGGATATTGATGGCAGATTGGTCCAATACAATCTGGAGAACAACACATACAAGGAACTAGTGGTTCATGGAATTCCAGTTGGGGTTGGATTTGAAGCAGATACCTATATTGAGACCCTCATTTCACCTAATGATTATTCTGGGAGGGAAACTTAG
- the LOC8261493 gene encoding F-box/kelch-repeat protein At3g23880 isoform X3 yields the protein MAEKKKELVMVTDSTHRRPTKRLNEDQYHSLVDETETPQKKAKKLVPQQSDNISFSLPVLPHEIIVEIISRLPVKTLIQFRCVSKSFKTLISDTQFIKTHLRKITSFSKIKKPSLYQKITPNITFSPFSFFKSCSLYSIFDNSLNDPIELNSYFLEKRFQCDWLVGSCDGLICFSVKQDFVTLLNPSTRVFNRLPNLGFGRKSGSYSVFGFGYDSEIDDYKVVAVFCFQNKNSSVGFGYESIVKVCTLRTNCWRRTGSFGYGVPYDVSGKYVNCTLNWPVMSEGDSGLMWIIVSFDIKRETYKEVMQPDYGELVYDRTLGVLDGCLCVMCNYHAVRADFWVMKEYGVRESWIRSLH from the exons ATGgcagagaagaagaaggagcTGGTGATGGTGACTGATTCGACTCACCGCCGACCCacaaaaagattaaatgaaGACCAATACCACTCGCTTGTCGATGAAACTGAGACGCCCCAAAAGAAAGCCAAGAAATTAGTACCACAGCAGTCTgataatatttcattttctttacctgTCCTTCCTCATGAAATCATTGTGGAAATAATCTCTCGTTTGCCAGTCAAAACCTTAATTCAATTCAGGTGTGTTTCTAAATCatttaaaaccctaatttctgATACCCAGTTTATCAAAACCCACCTCAGAAAAATCACatctttttcaaaaatcaaGAAGCCCAGTCTTTACCAGAAAATTACTCCAAACATCACATTTTCACCATTTAGTTTCTTTAAATCTTGTTCTCTGTACTCAATATTTGACAATTCTCTTAATGATCCTATTGAACTTAATAGTTACTTTTTAGAGAAAAGGTTTCAGTGTGATTGGCTTGTTGGATCCTGTGATGGATTAATATGTTTTTCTGTGAAGCAAGATTTTGTGACTTTATTGAATCCGTCGACAAGGGTATTTAATAGATTGCCTAATTTAGGATTTGGAAGGAAGTCAGGTAGCTATAGTGTTTTCGGGTTTGGTTATGATAGTGAAATTGATGATTATAAGGTTGTTGCTGTGTTCTGCTTCCAAAATAAGAATTCCAGTGTTGGTTTTGGGTATGAAAGTATAGTTAAAGTTTGTACATTGAGGACCAACTGTTGGAGGAGGACTGGAAGTTTTGGATATGGAGTTCCATATGATGTCTCGGGGAAATATGTCAATTGCACTCTTAATTGGCCAGTGATGAGTGAAGGGGATTCAGGGTTAATGTGGATTATTGTCTCTTTTGATATAAAAAGGGAGACCTATAAGGAGGTGATGCAGCCTGATTATGGAGAATTAGTTTACGATAGGACATTGGGGGTATTGGATGGATGCCTGTGTGTGATGTGTAATTATCATGCAGTTCGTGCTGATTTCTGGGTTATGAAGGAGTATGGAGTGAGAGAGTCTTGGATCAG AAGTTTACATTGA
- the LOC8261494 gene encoding F-box/WD-40 repeat-containing protein 1, whose protein sequence is MASRPSRGSEVDMSRMELKGAKKEETVKEAIPKDIIFDILLSLPPNTLIRSDFSRSHLAIGNHQNLVALLDNFEFINPDGSQGELAIQPDFDLDDIEVCSCNGLLCLLFKNGTFALWNPAIREYKYCITGAYTRFKFTVAGTTWEIYSLRSNSWKHMPTLPWNFMMLSRQVGFFVDGNLHWKVPYVKAYESSEEGFEFDVGNLMEYILIMNLIHCDSQNTNLPFSFSLFNLPADIRNTHPVFELGVFKGCICLVHYHVKGRKPELNKVEDHTIDIWTPELDAAEEKTNWTKLITIPKLYDLPPGQYAPVCTINNGELLLNVTVKRGNKLYLFNPEEKLCSVRDFDNKTRYFHKVITYAETLLSPNAITITGEEDSEDEYIVAVFCYRYKNSSVGFAYEYSSSLYTEVP, encoded by the exons ATGGCGTCTAGACCTTCAAGAGGTAGTGAAGTTGACATGAGTCGGATGGAATTGAAGGGAGCTAAAAAGGAGGAGACAGTAAAGGAAGCAATTCCTAAGGATATAATCTTTGATATTCTATTGTCTCTGCCTCCTAACACTCTAATTCG TTCTGATTTTAGTCGAAGCCACCTTGCCATTGGTAATCATCAAAATCTTGTTGCATTGTTGGATAATTTTGAATTCATTAACCCTGATGGTTCTCAGGGTGAGTTAGCAATTCAGCCtgattttgatttggatgatATTGAAGTCTGTTCTTGTAATGGCTTGTTATGTTTACTTTTCAAGAATGGAACATTTGCACTGTGGAATCCAGCTATAAGAGAGTATAAATATTGCATCACCGGGGCATATACAAGATTCAAATTCACCGTGGCAGGAACCACTTGGGAGATATATTCTTTAAGGAGTAATTCCTGGAAGCATATGCCGACTCTCCCTTGGAATTTTATGATGTTGTCGCGCCAAGTGGGGTTCTTCGTGGACGGGAACCTTCATTGGAAGGTTCCTTACGTGAAAGCTTATGAATCAAGTGAAGAAGGATTTGAGTTTGATGTGGGAAACTTAATGGAATACATCCTTATCATGAATTTGATCCATTGTGATTCACAAAACACGAATCTTCCTTTCAGTTTTAGTTTGTTCAATTTGCCTGCTGATATAAGGAATACACATCCTGTATTTGAGTTGGGGGTTTTTAAAGGATGCATTTGTTTGGTTCATTACCATGTCAAAGGGCGTAAACCAGAGTTAAATAAAGTTGAAGATCATACCATTGATATTTGGACGCCCGAGTTAGATGCAGCTGAGGAGAAAACTAATTGGACTAAGCTGATCACTATTCCGAAATTATATGATTTGCCCCCTGGTCAATACGCACCTGTGTGTACCATCAACAATGGAGAACTCCTGTTGAACGTGACGGTGAAGCGGGGGAACaagttatatttattcaaCCCGGAAGAGAAGCTGTGCTCGGTGAGGGATTTTGATAACAAAACAAGATATTTTCATAAAGTTATCACTTATGCTGAAACTCTACTTTCACCAAATGCCATTACTATCACTGGCGAGGAAGACAG TGAAGATGAATATATTGTTGCTGTGTTCTGCTATCGGTATAAGAACTCTAGTGTTGGTTTTGCGTACGAATATAGTTCAAGTTTGTATACTGAG GTACCCtga
- the LOC8261492 gene encoding protein ABCI12, chloroplastic produces the protein MSFKLRFTVKVASHLSDSFSQTNTEQMNSTQNTILTIISPKFQISGYTQIHSRLHLNPKCTPPLYKTPKRFKLRSFKIKALVENTGETGNWVNRLPTGALAADKIFRLISGATASPIGQFISSPTTFLHSVDPRIKLVWLLVLVVLPARSYIVMRFGLVVYIALLSIWILPRQVWMDQLGRVSLLSGILFIMLGLGSDSAPALVQSRTPPPAMMGLPNVPASLGGYSYLIMKLGPLQFTRKGLSVASTAACLSFIIFQSASLCLATTTPEQLAFSLRWFMLPLRYIGVPVAEIVLSLLLSLRFISLVFDEVRNVALGIVSRRINWQQLTIMETIDIFASYIRRIFKNIFNHAEQISQAMIVRGFRGDSNSHKIYFLAESSFGMADFVSLLCLVGVVGGAFLSDYFLV, from the exons ATGTCGTTTAAACTAAGATTTACAGTCAAAGTAGCTTCTCATCTTTCCGATTCTTTCTCTCAAACTAACACTGAGCAAATGAACTCCACACAGAATACAATCCTAACCATCATTTCTcctaaatttcaaatttctgGTTACACTCAAATTCACTCTAGATTGCATCTAAACCCTAAATGTACTCCTCCCCTTTATAAAACCCCTAAAAGATTCAAGTTAAGGAGCTTCAAAATCAAAGCTTTAGTGGAAAATACTGGTGAAACGGGGAACTGGGTTAACCGGTTACCGACCGGAGCTTTGGCTGCTGACAAGATTTTTAGACTGATTTCAGGTGCCACCGCTAGTCCCATTGGCCAGTTCATATCTTCTCCCACAACTTTCTTGCACTCTGTTGACCCTagaattaaattg GTGTGGCTTTTGGTTTTAGTTGTTTTGCCAGCAAGGTCATATATAGTTATGCGTTTTGGATTGGTTGTTTACATTGCTCTTTTGTCAATTTGGATTCTCCCAAGGCAAGTTTGGATG GATCAATTGGGAAGAGTATCATTGCTTTCTGGAATTTTGTTCATAATGTTGGGGCTGGGTTCAGATAGTGCACCTGCACTTGTCCAGTCAAGAACTCCGCCACCTGCAATGATGGGTTTACCAAATGTTCCTGCATCTTTGGGAggttattcatatttaatcatgAAGCTTGGACCGTTACAGTTCACAAGGAAGGGCTTATCAGTAGCAAGCACAGCTGCATGCTTAAGCTTTATT ATTTTCCAAAGTGCAAGCCTCTGCCTGGCAACCACAACTCCGGAGCAATTGGCATTTTCTTTGCGGTGGTTCATGCTACCTTTGAGATATATAGGTGTACCAGTGGCCGAAATTGTTCTTAGCCTCTTGCTTTCTTTGAGGTTCATCAGTCTAGTGTTTGATGAG GTCCGGAATGTTGCACTAGGGATTGTATCTCGGAGGATAAATTGGCAGCAACTAACAATCATGGAGACAATTGATa TTTTTGCTTCCTATATACGTCGGATCttcaagaatatttttaaCCATGCAGAGCAGATATCTCAG GCCATGATTGTGCGAGGTTTTAGAGGGGACAGCAACTCTCATAAAATCTACTTCTTAGCGGAATCATCATTTGGCATGGCAGATTTTGTTTCCTTATTGTGCCTGGTCGGTGTTGTGGGCGGCGCTTTCCTATCCGATTATTTCCTTGTCTGA
- the LOC8261493 gene encoding F-box/kelch-repeat protein At3g23880 isoform X1 has translation MAEKKKELVMVTDSTHRRPTKRLNEDQYHSLVDETETPQKKAKKLVPQQSDNISFSLPVLPHEIIVEIISRLPVKTLIQFRCVSKSFKTLISDTQFIKTHLRKITSFSKIKKPSLYQKITPNITFSPFSFFKSCSLYSIFDNSLNDPIELNSYFLEKRFQCDWLVGSCDGLICFSVKQDFVTLLNPSTRVFNRLPNLGFGRKSGSYSVFGFGYDSEIDDYKVVAVFCFQNKNSSVGFGYESIVKVCTLRTNCWRRTGSFGYGVPYDVSGKYVNCTLNWPVMSEGDSGLMWIIVSFDIKRETYKEVMQPDYGELVYDRTLGVLDGCLCVMCNYHAVRADFWVMKEYGVRESWIRLVTVPYLDYPGSLHLQYSVPYAIADNGEVLLEFKSSLVIYNPNYGTFKYPVINNSCSWVDAEVYIDSLVSPKVEI, from the coding sequence ATGgcagagaagaagaaggagcTGGTGATGGTGACTGATTCGACTCACCGCCGACCCacaaaaagattaaatgaaGACCAATACCACTCGCTTGTCGATGAAACTGAGACGCCCCAAAAGAAAGCCAAGAAATTAGTACCACAGCAGTCTgataatatttcattttctttacctgTCCTTCCTCATGAAATCATTGTGGAAATAATCTCTCGTTTGCCAGTCAAAACCTTAATTCAATTCAGGTGTGTTTCTAAATCatttaaaaccctaatttctgATACCCAGTTTATCAAAACCCACCTCAGAAAAATCACatctttttcaaaaatcaaGAAGCCCAGTCTTTACCAGAAAATTACTCCAAACATCACATTTTCACCATTTAGTTTCTTTAAATCTTGTTCTCTGTACTCAATATTTGACAATTCTCTTAATGATCCTATTGAACTTAATAGTTACTTTTTAGAGAAAAGGTTTCAGTGTGATTGGCTTGTTGGATCCTGTGATGGATTAATATGTTTTTCTGTGAAGCAAGATTTTGTGACTTTATTGAATCCGTCGACAAGGGTATTTAATAGATTGCCTAATTTAGGATTTGGAAGGAAGTCAGGTAGCTATAGTGTTTTCGGGTTTGGTTATGATAGTGAAATTGATGATTATAAGGTTGTTGCTGTGTTCTGCTTCCAAAATAAGAATTCCAGTGTTGGTTTTGGGTATGAAAGTATAGTTAAAGTTTGTACATTGAGGACCAACTGTTGGAGGAGGACTGGAAGTTTTGGATATGGAGTTCCATATGATGTCTCGGGGAAATATGTCAATTGCACTCTTAATTGGCCAGTGATGAGTGAAGGGGATTCAGGGTTAATGTGGATTATTGTCTCTTTTGATATAAAAAGGGAGACCTATAAGGAGGTGATGCAGCCTGATTATGGAGAATTAGTTTACGATAGGACATTGGGGGTATTGGATGGATGCCTGTGTGTGATGTGTAATTATCATGCAGTTCGTGCTGATTTCTGGGTTATGAAGGAGTATGGAGTGAGAGAGTCTTGGATCAGGTTGGTTACCGTACCTTATTTGGATTATCCAGGGTCATTGCATTTGCAGTATTCAGTGCCATATGCCATTGCAGATAATGGTGAAGTTCTGCTGGAATTTAAGTCCTCTTTGGTGATTTACAATCCTAACTATGGGACATTTAAGTATCCTGTGATAAATAATTCTTGTAGTTGGGTTGATGCAGAAGTTTACATTGACAGCCTGGTTTCGCCCAAAGTTGAGATTTAG